A window of the Bombus huntii isolate Logan2020A chromosome 8, iyBomHunt1.1, whole genome shotgun sequence genome harbors these coding sequences:
- the LOC126868593 gene encoding speckle targeted PIP5K1A-regulated poly(A) polymerase-like: MSKHCDVCSIYFQDEYALQGHLAGKKHLKGMERLQVMERSIVVSPLPKFIPARKLIHFFQQYGVIKGHQFGPSYLIVEFCDRSSAEALLNKSVWIDNVKLNIEKRKAHNNLKRPKSEKQNSLVENTDSISYDNIKYIFEEKSTFDDQLMLFLNAVQLTDIELETRYKSVCIQMDKIFKVIFPRCKTYRFGSTQTGLGFKECDLDIYMDIGEPINESKSTSTDAWTMHKIFKEVKKVMYRMNCVFSNIILIPKAKTPIIKFYYVRTNVSCDISFKNSLGVYKSYLIKYCISLDNRLKPLMLLIKYWARHFKISSGQKISNYALVLLIIFYLQQPSVNIIPPLMVLKSTCRPQIINGWQVNFDKNAVLPPITNKNNIPQLLHGFFFFYATFEFKSQVICPIDGMVHTESEFKNIKNLPSCMNRYKACVKEDESLKFNINKPMCVQDPIELCHNVTAGTQFSTLDSVIRYCAIGAEICAISSKNDYKDLMKTLLTTDVKKKGRFNITISANQSQYGSNSMETCVNTTEKTKFSNGDWYSTVSNIVKDIFEKVFIVQVEVLPVKTEAKQQKVEMLSDVHIEKQQTVTLHCTGTHCIWRNRRIDNNVLDPSLSCLQKEALISEQAIKNCGKEKIINRTNLDFICTLKKKDPLKVILTVSNTHCDDHVFQEFACFARGKIAEIIKRTLIHMQQFNKS, translated from the exons ATGTCAAAACATTGTGACGTATGCTCAATATATTTTCAAGATGAATATGCCTTGCAAGGTCATCTTGCAGGTAAGAAACATTTAAAAGGAATGGAACGATTGCAAGTTATGGAAAGATCAATTGTTGTTTCGCCATTACCGAAATTTATTCCTGCTCGTAAacttattcatttttttcaaCAATATGGTGTAATTAAAGGACATCAATTTGGTCCAAGTTATCTTATAGTTGAGTTTTGTGACAg AAGTTCTGCTGAagctttattaaataaatcagtTTGGATAGATAATGTAAAGCTgaatatagaaaaaagaaaagcacaTAATA ATTTAAAAAGGCCAAAATCAGAGAAACAAAATAGTCTTGTGGAAAATACAGATTCTATAAGTTATgataacataaaatatatatttgaagaaaaatcTACGTTTGATGATCAGttaatgttatttttaaatgcAGTACAACTTACTGATATTGAACTAGAAACAAGATACAAATCTGTTTGTATACAAatggataaaatatttaaagtgaTATTTCCAAGGTGTAAAACATATAGGTTTGGTTCAACTCAAACTGGATTAGGTTTTAAGGAATGTGATTTAGatatatatatggatattG GTGAACCAATAAATGAAAGTAAAAGTACATCAACAGATGCATGGACTATGCATAAGATTTTTAAAGAAGTAAAAAAAGTTATGTATCGAATGAACTGTGTTTTTTCTAacataatattaattccaaAAGCTAAGACacctattataaaattttattatgttaGAACAAATGTTTCTTGTGATATTTCATTCAAGAATAGTTTGGGTGTATATAAAAgctatttgataaaatattgcaTATCTCTTGATAACAGGTTAAAGCCACTAATGTTGCTTATTAAATATTGGGCAcgacattttaaaatatcaagTGGACAGAAAATATCCAATTATGCTTTAGtgttgttaattattttttacttacaACAGCCATCTGTTAATATTATTCCTCCTTTAATGGTACTGAAAAGTACATGTCGACCACAAATTATAAACGGATGGCAAGTTAATTTTGACAAAAATGCAGTATTACCAccaattacaaataaaaataatattccacAACTTCTTCAtggctttttctttttttatgcGACTTTTGAATTTAAATCGCAAGTAATATGTCCGATAGATGGAATGGTACACACAGAATCAgagtttaaaaatataaaaaatttaccaTCATGTATGAATAGATATAAAGCATGTGTAAAAGAAGATGAATCTCTTAAATTCAACATTAATAAACCAATGTGTGTACAAGACCCTATAGAACTATGTCATAATGTTACAGCAGGCACACAATTTTCCACATTGGATTCTGTTATAAGATATTGTGCAATTGGTGCAGAAATTTGTGCAATATCTAGTAAAAATGATTATAAAGATCTAATGAAAACTTTGCTCACCACAGATGTTAAAAAGAAAGGTagatttaatattacaatttctGCAAATCAATCTCAATATGGATCAAATAGTATGGAAACATGTGTAAACACTacagaaaaaacgaaattttcaaatgGTGACTGGTATTCTACTGTTTCTAACAtagtaaaagatatttttgaaaaagttTTCATAGTACAAGTTGAAGTACTTCCAGTTAAAACAGAAGCAAAGCAGCAGAAAGTTGAGATGTTATCAGATGTGCATATAGAAAAACAGCAAACAGTTACACTTCATTGTACTGGGACCCATTGCATATGGCGTAATAGACGAATTGACAATAATGTTTTAGATCCCAGTTTGAGTTGTTTGCAAAAGGAAGCTCTTATATCAGAACAagcaataaaaaattgtggtaaagaaaaaataataaatagaacaaatttagattttatttgtacacttaaaaagaaagatcccttaaaagtaattttaacTGTAAGTAATACACATTGTGATGATCATGTTTTTCAAGAATTTGCTTGTTTTGCTAGAGGTAAGATAGctgaaataataaaacgaaCATTGATACATATGCAACAATTTAACAAATCGTAA
- the LOC126868588 gene encoding uncharacterized protein LOC126868588, translating to MCDLAKKMKDSSVKNNVQNESMDQFYTKQSVDKKESALKSTNEDVQRAIEGLKDIPDEELQEFLDDEDFMEGLDVVDAWEGDEEKGREVEFKTTHVKDQEQKRSSRERYRRDHKGTYNRERPKREEKKHEEIRRDPSKSTKDIERDKIRTKRDNESKLLAEKEKAIKHLLDSDNVVPPGTETEAIQSITERQNIEQAQMHVRRSRERRRSIERQRGNSLRRRTPDRIRLNSPRRKSPLILSPERCRSTFKMSNERHRSPLKFSPDKRRSPRFNCARRSPFGFSPERRRSPIRRLSWERRTSADRRWSAERHRRRINIHERRRSRSRDRQRSRSMERLRRKVSRSPISRRYSPRRRSRTRSRSLERRRKRSPFINELTRQLRNEAIMTSHMNSGYTHPSPMDGIPPLMNNVYQQETESRPSMPIPSYMHQTGLAPPMSSNITTGGPPFINFENSSQPMNFDSVPLHPLPQTEYVSGPVMYNQPNTGSIQSTHRPALLPAPISSPQHESATSTVEHIQTYNSSHGIPSTRQSPIQNFEFSNKSKDTISQNYRERRFTDSYNGYHTSQEERLKTPEPPVISDTKQFEKTSLSSLLEASVSAKDSTSLPVLYPGFKPEILRHCEHALRELPIEDLRLKMKGRFFYDPKKENIQNEQNVYSSNSILLQKNKNKIYWEEEEGQHLTSIKQNVQMHQKICQTDEVETNTKFVQASVTMVDSEVQVYPQDLQYAVKEEKRPIMDRLDWNVRETFDCTPKFREADDLRWSLSNSSQKRTWNRTVSPPRRIDDRKHRIDSISSLDHGSRNMKLESPIRNRDNFSSHKGSVRDHYVHERYSPNYRHSLEGRDEFHENRSDHSRGESPMMLEDSAEELELEHTFQRGTDWHGRGKLPRGRSSSLMKHVYRGKHSGGRSYRGRGNFRGKF from the exons ATGTGTGATTTAgcaaaaaaaatgaaagattcaAGTGTTAAGAACAATGTGCAAAATGAATCAATGGATCAGTTTTATACAAAACAAAGTGTTGATAAGAAAGAATCTGCATTAAAAAGTACAAATGAAGATGTTCAACGTGCAATTGAAGGTTTAAAGGATATACCAGATGAGGAACTTCAAGAATTTCTTGATGATGAAGATTTTATGGAAGGTTTAGATGTTGTTGATGCTTGGGAAGGTGATGAAGAAAAGGGTCGTGAAGTTGAATTTAAAACTACCCATGTTAAGGATCAAGAACAAAAACGTTCTTCTAG GGAAAGATATCGACGTGACCACAAAGGAACTTACAATCGTGAAAGGccgaagagagaagaaaagaaacatgAAGAAATCCGTCGCGATCCTTCTAAAAGCACAAAAGATATAGAAAGGGACAAAATACGTACAAAAAGAGATAATGAAAGCAAACTTCTAGCTGAAAAAGAGAAAGCTATTAAACATTTGTTGGACTCTGATAATGTTGTACCTCCAGGTACAGAAACTGAAGCCATTCAGAGCATTACAGAGAGACAAAATATAGAACAAGCACAGATGCATGTGCGTAGGAGCCGAGAGCGACGTAGAAGTATAGAACGTCAAAGAGGAAACTCATTACGGCGTAGAACTCCAGACAGAATTAGACTAAATTCTCCTCGACGTAAATCTCCCCTAATATTAAGTCCAGAACGTTGTAGAAGTACTTTCAAGATGAGCAATGAGAGACATCGAAGTCCACTGAAGTTTAGTCCTGACAAAAGAAGAAGTCCAAGATTTAATTGTGCTCGTAGAAGCCCTTTTGGATTCAGTCCAGAACGACGAAGAAGTCCAATTAGACGACTTAGTTGGGAACGAAGAACAAGTGCAGATAGAAGATGGAGTGCTGAACGACACAGGAGacgtataaatatacatgAACG CCGAAGAAGTCGGTCCCGTGATCGACAACGAAGTCGCAGTATGGAACGTCTTAGAAGAAAGGTCAGCCGCTCACCAATTAGTAGACGTTACAGTCCCCGTCGTAGAAGTCGAACTCGAAGTAGATCATTAGAACGTCGAAGGAAACGATCTCCCTTTATTAATGAACTTACGAGGCAACTAAGGAATGAAGCTATAATGACATCACACATGAATTCTGGATATACACATCCTTCGCCTATGGATGGCATACCACCTCTAATGAATAATGTATATCAGCAAGAAACAGAATCTAGACCATCAATGCCAATACCATCTTACATGCATCAAACTGGATTAGCACCACCAATGTCATCAAATATAACAACTGGTGGTCCACCTTtcataaattttgaaaattcatcTCAGCCAATGAATTTTGATTCTGTTCCATTACATCCATTACCTCAAACTGAATATGTTTCTGGTCCAGTAATGTATAATCAACCAAATACTGGTTCTATTCAGTCAACACATCGACCAGCACTTCTTCCAGCACCAATTTCATCACCACAACATGAATCTGCTACATCTACAGTGGAACATATACAAACATATAATTCATCTCATGGCATTCCTTCCACTCGTCAATCTCCAATtcaaaattttgaattttctaataaatctaAGGATACAATCTCACAAAACTACAGGGAACGTAGATTTACGGATTCTTATAATGGATATCATACCTCACAAGAAGAACGATTGAAGACTCCTGAACCACCAGTCATCTCAGATACAAAA CAATTTGAAAAAACAAGTTTATCCAGTCTGTTAGAAGCATCTGTTTCTGCTAAAG aTTCAACTAGTCTGCCAGTCTTGTATCCAG GATTCAAACCAGAAATATTACGTCACTGTGAACACGCTTTACGCGAACTTCCTATTGAAGATCTTCGTTTAAAAATGAAAGGACGATTTTTCTATGATCCAAAGAAGGAGAATATACAAAATGAACAAAATGTATATTCGTCAAATTCGATTCTTTTACAAAAGAACAAAAACAAAATCTATTgggaagaagaggaaggaCAACATCTAACTTCCATAAAGCAAAATGTACAAATGCACCAAAAAATTTGTCAAACTGATGAAGTGGaaacaaatacaaaatttgttCAAGCGAGCGTTACTATGGTAGATTCTGAAGTACAAGTATATCCTCAAGATTTACAATATGctgttaaagaagaaaaacgacCTATTATGGATCGTTTAGATTGGAATGTGCGTGAAACATTTGATTGCACACCTAAATTTCGAGAGGCTGACGACTTGAGATGGAGTTTAAGTAATTCTTCTCAAAAAAGAACTTGGAATAGAACGGTATCACCTCCTAGAAGAATTGATGATCGTAAACATCGTATAGATTCTATATCTTCCTTAGATCATGGTTcaagaaatatgaaattagaATCTCCAATAAGAAACAGAGATAATTTCTCCAGTCATAAAGGATCTGTACGAGATCATTATGTCCATGAAAGATACTCACCTAATTACAGGCATTCTTTAGAAGGACGTGATGAATTTCATGAAAACAGAAGTGATCATAGTCGAGGTGAAAGTCCAATGATGCTAGAAGATTCTGCAGAAGAATTGGAATTGGAACATACATTCCAAAGGGGAACAGATTGGCATGGAAGAGGGAAGTTACCAAGAGGTAGATCAAGTTCACTAATGAAACATGTGTACAGAGGAAAGCATTCAGGTGGAAGATCTTATCGTGGGCGTGGAaattttcgtggaaaattctaa
- the LOC126868590 gene encoding CLK4-associating serine/arginine rich protein-like isoform X1 codes for MSFSVKKTGGRMWHEARKQEKKIRGMLVDYRRRAERRRDYYEKIKSDPTQFLQLHGRPCKIHLDPAIATAGDSPANMMPWQGNEDNLIDRFDVRAHLDWIPEAPDSIDVDIALTSEDRHINYERYRIIVQNEFLGVTEEKFLHQIHLEEQFGSSTKLDSARDKKKSCNNVAIGYNYETEEPITETVKSLDTVISDEKADDEDSDIDLDICVDVSQIEPSQAHEMNLVAQKYGLLGADYFSFLTQDFEEAETLRQARKQEEEKAMYSGRRSRRERRAFREKKMIGRVMSPPSYAARESPEYNPYRKSSSKSRSRSVSPINTGQITYITSFGGEEETHGSSSHVTSSNSKKVNYSHLRRRRSDSPALNERTINRKLSKSRSRSCSRSVNKSKSYRNRDRKRSASRTRSRRTRSRHRKITRSRTRSRSRRSRTRSESRSRYRSFTRSRSRTISRSRSRSRSRPKRSRSSSSSSISRSKSRSRSRSKSHNRSHSRDSYRRRHYSPSKSVSKSRSRTKSQSRSRSRSRSQSRCKRSRSVENKVPALPRYYGRRGKSSSLELELSDNEEKVSPAASKLTVTNITNMNKPKAGLSTNSGGGHKSLKITPQERLKKKMQALLNRQYKADKKAEQLRIEKMEQQRQDREDEIREMSLKLRRKQRERRHRYEGHSSDSHSSVSRTPSPGRSPRIVRRERKDRDVRDFEHDRERERDRERDRRDDREKFRSESRRRYRDSPLRSLSPRNSRGLVDY; via the exons ATGAGTTTTTCCGTAAAAAAGACAGGTGGTAGAATGTGGCATGAAGCACGAAAacaggaaaagaaaattcgTGGGATGCTGGTAGATTATCGTCGTAGAGCTGAACGTCGACGAGACtattatgaaaaaatt aAATCAGATCCTACTCAATTTTTGCAACTTCATGGAAGACCTTGCAAAATACATTTGGATCCAGCAATTGCTACTGCTGGCGACAGTCCTGCAAATAT GATGCCCTGGCAAGGAAACGAAGACAATCTTATTGACCGATTTGATGTACGTGCTCATCTTGATTGGATACCAGAAGCACCAGATTCTATTGATGTAGATATTGCTCTCACTAGTGAAGACAGACATATCAATTATGAACGCTATCGTATTATTGTTCAAAACGAATTTTTAGGAG TAAcggaagaaaaatttttacaCCAAATACATTTGGAAGAACAATTTGGTTCATCAACAAAGTTAGATTCTGCTAGGGATAAGAAGAAATCGTGTAATAATGTTGCGATTGgatataattatgaaacaGAAGAACCAATAACTGAAACAGTAAAATCATTGGATACtgttatatctgatgaaaaaGCAGACGATGAAGACAGTGATATAGATCTAG aTATTTGTGTAGATGTATCTCAAATAGAGCCATCACAAGCGCATGAAATGAACTTAGTAGCTCAAAAATATGGGCTTTTAGGCGCTGATTATTTTAGTTTTTTAACACAAGATTTTGAAGAAGCTGAAACATTGAGACAAGCACGtaaacaagaagaagaaaaagctATGTACTcg GGTAGAAGATCACGTAGAGAAAGACGTGCATTTAGAGAAAAAAAGATGATTGGTAGAGTTATGAGTCCACCTAG TTATGCAGCAAGGGAAAGTCCTGAATACAATCCCTATAGAAAATCTTCATCCAAATCTCGTTCGAGATCTGTTTCACCTATAAACACTGGACAAATAACTTATATTACAAGTTTTGGTGGCGAAGAAGAGACTCATGGAAGTTCGTCTCATGTCACTTCTTCCAACTCGAAAAAAGTCAATTACTCTCATCTTAGACGTAGAAGATCAGACAGCCCAGCACTTAATGAACGTACAATTAATAGAAAACTTTCAAAATCAAGATCTAGGAGTTGCTCTCGATCTGTTAATAAATCTAAATCGTACAGAAACCGTGATAGGAAACGAAGTGCGTCGAGGACCAG atCAAgaagaacacgttcgaggcaTAGAAAAATCACAAGATCGCGAACAAGAAGTCGTTCAAGGCGATCACGAACTCGAAGTGAATCTAGATCTCGATATAGAAGTTTTACTAGATCTCGTTCGCGCACCATTTCAAGGTCTAGATCTAGATCCCGCTCTCGTCCAAAAAGATCTAGAAGTTCATCTTCGAGCAGTATATCTAGATCAAAGTCAAGATCGAGATCAAGATCTAAGTCACATAACAGAAGTCACTCAAGAGATAGTTATCGTCGAAGACATTATTCTCCATCGAAATCAGTATCTAAATCTCGATCCAGAACTAAATCTCAATCTAGATCTAGATCAAGATCAAGAAGTCAGTCCAGATGCAAGCGATCTCGTAGTGTCGAAAATAAAGTGCCAGCACTGCCAAG ATATTACGGCCGACGTGGGAAATCATCAAGTTTGGAATTAGAATTATCAGATAACGAAGAAAAAGTCTCTCCGGCAGCATCGAAACTAACGGTTACTAATATCACGAacat GAACAAGCCAAAAGCAGGGTTAAGTACAAATTCTGGTGGCGGACACAAA TCACTGAAGATCACACCCCAGGAACGGCTTAAGAAGAAGATGCAAGCTTTATTAAATAGACAGT ataaaGCTGATAAAAAAGCCGAGCAACTTAGAATTGAAAAAATGGAACAGCAAAGGCAAGATCGAGAAGATGAAATTCGGGAAATGTCTTTGAAGTTACGTAGAAA ACAAAGAGAACGAAGACATCGTTATGAAGGTCATAGTTCTGATTCACATTCCTCTGTATCGCGTACGCCAAGCCCTGGTCGTAGTCCACGAATTGTCCGTCGAGAAAGGAAAGATAGGGATGTGAGGGATTTCGAACACGATCGTGAACGGGAAAGAGATAGAGAACGAGACAGGCGGGATGATCGAGAAAAGTTTAGAAGTGAATCTCGTAGGAGATACAGAGATTCTCCACTTCGTTCTTTAAGTCCAAGAAATAGCCG GGGCCTAGTCGATTATTGA
- the LOC126868590 gene encoding CLK4-associating serine/arginine rich protein-like isoform X2: protein MSFSVKKTGGRMWHEARKQEKKIRGMLVDYRRRAERRRDYYEKIKSDPTQFLQLHGRPCKIHLDPAIATAGDSPANMMPWQGNEDNLIDRFDVRAHLDWIPEAPDSIDVDIALTSEDRHINYERYRIIVQNEFLGVTEEKFLHQIHLEEQFGSSTKLDSARDKKKSCNNVAIGYNYETEEPITETVKSLDTVISDEKADDEDSDIDLDICVDVSQIEPSQAHEMNLVAQKYGLLGADYFSFLTQDFEEAETLRQARKQEEEKAMYSGRRSRRERRAFREKKMIGRVMSPPSYAARESPEYNPYRKSSSKSRSRSVSPINTGQITYITSFGGEEETHGSSSHVTSSNSKKVNYSHLRRRRSDSPALNERTINRKLSKSRSRSCSRSVNKSKSYRNRDRKRSASRTRSRRTRSRHRKITRSRTRSRSRRSRTRSESRSRYRSFTRSRSRTISRSRSRSRSRPKRSRSSSSSSISRSKSRSRSRSKSHNRSHSRDSYRRRHYSPSKSVSKSRSRTKSQSRSRSRSRSQSRCKRSRSVENKVPALPRYYGRRGKSSSLELELSDNEEKVSPAASKLTVTNITNMNKPKAGLSTNSGGGHKVITEDHTPGTA, encoded by the exons ATGAGTTTTTCCGTAAAAAAGACAGGTGGTAGAATGTGGCATGAAGCACGAAAacaggaaaagaaaattcgTGGGATGCTGGTAGATTATCGTCGTAGAGCTGAACGTCGACGAGACtattatgaaaaaatt aAATCAGATCCTACTCAATTTTTGCAACTTCATGGAAGACCTTGCAAAATACATTTGGATCCAGCAATTGCTACTGCTGGCGACAGTCCTGCAAATAT GATGCCCTGGCAAGGAAACGAAGACAATCTTATTGACCGATTTGATGTACGTGCTCATCTTGATTGGATACCAGAAGCACCAGATTCTATTGATGTAGATATTGCTCTCACTAGTGAAGACAGACATATCAATTATGAACGCTATCGTATTATTGTTCAAAACGAATTTTTAGGAG TAAcggaagaaaaatttttacaCCAAATACATTTGGAAGAACAATTTGGTTCATCAACAAAGTTAGATTCTGCTAGGGATAAGAAGAAATCGTGTAATAATGTTGCGATTGgatataattatgaaacaGAAGAACCAATAACTGAAACAGTAAAATCATTGGATACtgttatatctgatgaaaaaGCAGACGATGAAGACAGTGATATAGATCTAG aTATTTGTGTAGATGTATCTCAAATAGAGCCATCACAAGCGCATGAAATGAACTTAGTAGCTCAAAAATATGGGCTTTTAGGCGCTGATTATTTTAGTTTTTTAACACAAGATTTTGAAGAAGCTGAAACATTGAGACAAGCACGtaaacaagaagaagaaaaagctATGTACTcg GGTAGAAGATCACGTAGAGAAAGACGTGCATTTAGAGAAAAAAAGATGATTGGTAGAGTTATGAGTCCACCTAG TTATGCAGCAAGGGAAAGTCCTGAATACAATCCCTATAGAAAATCTTCATCCAAATCTCGTTCGAGATCTGTTTCACCTATAAACACTGGACAAATAACTTATATTACAAGTTTTGGTGGCGAAGAAGAGACTCATGGAAGTTCGTCTCATGTCACTTCTTCCAACTCGAAAAAAGTCAATTACTCTCATCTTAGACGTAGAAGATCAGACAGCCCAGCACTTAATGAACGTACAATTAATAGAAAACTTTCAAAATCAAGATCTAGGAGTTGCTCTCGATCTGTTAATAAATCTAAATCGTACAGAAACCGTGATAGGAAACGAAGTGCGTCGAGGACCAG atCAAgaagaacacgttcgaggcaTAGAAAAATCACAAGATCGCGAACAAGAAGTCGTTCAAGGCGATCACGAACTCGAAGTGAATCTAGATCTCGATATAGAAGTTTTACTAGATCTCGTTCGCGCACCATTTCAAGGTCTAGATCTAGATCCCGCTCTCGTCCAAAAAGATCTAGAAGTTCATCTTCGAGCAGTATATCTAGATCAAAGTCAAGATCGAGATCAAGATCTAAGTCACATAACAGAAGTCACTCAAGAGATAGTTATCGTCGAAGACATTATTCTCCATCGAAATCAGTATCTAAATCTCGATCCAGAACTAAATCTCAATCTAGATCTAGATCAAGATCAAGAAGTCAGTCCAGATGCAAGCGATCTCGTAGTGTCGAAAATAAAGTGCCAGCACTGCCAAG ATATTACGGCCGACGTGGGAAATCATCAAGTTTGGAATTAGAATTATCAGATAACGAAGAAAAAGTCTCTCCGGCAGCATCGAAACTAACGGTTACTAATATCACGAacat GAACAAGCCAAAAGCAGGGTTAAGTACAAATTCTGGTGGCGGACACAAAGTCA TCACTGAAGATCACACCCCAGGAACGGCTTAA